CACGAGCGAGGGGTACCAGCGCGCCGACGAGAGCCCGTCCGCGAGCGTCCGGCCGGGTGCCGAACAGCGCTTCTCGATCGACGACGTCGACTCCGACCTCTACGTCGGCGAGAAGGGCGACCTCCGGGGGACGGTCACCAACGACGGTCCCGCGACGGCGCGCAACGTCGTCGTCCAGTACGCCGAGCAGTCAGCGAACGTCGTCCCCGTCGAGCGTTCCGTCGCCGTCGGCACGCTCGGCCCCGGCGAGTCCGCCGACTTCCGGCTGCCGATCGAGGTGGGCGGCGAGGCCGAGGCGGTCGCTCGCACCGCGGACGTCGCGGTCCAGTACCGCACCGCCGACCTCGAACGGCGGGCGTATCAGGACTTGGAACTGCTCTTCGACGTCGCGCCCGAGCGCGACCGGTTCGATGTCGCGGTCGCCGACCGGACCCTCGAAACGGGCGGCGAGCGCACCCTCTCGGTCGAGGTGACGAACAACCTCGACGAGACTGTGAGCGACGTCGAGGCCCGGCTGTTCGCCGACGACCCGATCGCGACCGGCGACACGGACACGGGCTACGCGCAGTCGATCGAACCGGGCGAGACCGTGACGATGACCTTCGACCTGAGCGCCACCGCGGCGGCCACGCCCGGGAGCACGTACCCGATCTCGTTCGACTTCCGGTACGACGACGCCGACGGTGACAGCCAGCTGTCCGACACGGTCCGGACGCCGATCGACGTGACGGAGAGCGAGGGCGGCGGGCTGCCGGTCGGTCCGATCGTCGTCGCGCTCGTCGTCGTCGCGGCCGGTGGCGCGGTCGTCTGGTACCGGAGGCGGTGAGCGATGCGGCTCGGCGAGCGGATCGAGGCGGGAATACGACGCCTCAACGACGTCATCGTCGACCGCCCGCGGGCGGTCGTCGTGGCGTTCCTCCTGCTGACCGCGGTGTTCGCGGGGGGGATCGGGCTCGTCTCCACCGAGACCGAGCCCACCGAGGGGTTCACCGAAGGGCTCGACGAACAGGAGGCGCTCGACGCGGTCAACGAGGAGTTCGAGGACCCGTTCGCGGCCGACGACGAGTCGACCCAGCTGATCCACGTCAGCGGGAACGCCCTCTCGAAGGAGGCGCTCGTCAGGAATCTCCGGGTGATCGAACGCGTCGAGTCTCGGGAGTCGCTGCGGGTGGCGGACGCGAACGGTCCGGCCACCATCGTCGCGCAGGCGATCGACCCCTCGGCGACCACGGTGACCGAACAGCGGCGGGCGCTGGAGGGCGCGACCGAGACGGAGGTGCGCCGGACCGTCCGTCAGCTCGACGACGCGAACCCGGCGTTCTCGCGCAGCCTCGCGACCGACTTCAACCCGACGAGCGCCTCGGCGTCGGCCTCGATCACGGTCGTCTCGCACGACGTGCCGAGCGGGTTCGACGACCTCGCCGGGCTCCAGACGGAGGTCGCCTCGATCGCTGACGACGAGCCGGCGGACATCCGGGCCTTCGGCACCGGGATCACCAACGCCGAGACCGGGCAGGTGATCGGCGACTCGCTGACGATCGTGATGCCCGTCGTGGTGCTGCTGCTGTTGCTGTTCCTCGTCGTCGCCTACCGCGACCCGATCGACCTCTCGCTCGGGCTGCTGTCGCTACTGATGACGGTGCTGTGGACGTTCGGGTTCCTCGGCTACTCAGGGATCCCGTTCAACCAGCAGATGATCGCCGTGCCCGTGCTCCTGCTCGCGGTGGGGGTCGACTTCGGGATCCACATCATCAACCGCTACCGCGAGGAGACCGTTCAGGGGTTCGAGCCCGTCGAGGCGATGCGGACCGCCAACAACCAGCTGATGGTCGCGTTCGTCATCGTCACGGTGACCACGGTGTTCGGGTTCGGGGCGAACGTCATCTCCGATCTCACCCCGATCCGCGACCTCGGGCTCGCGTCGGCGATCGGCATCGTGTTCACCTTCCTGATCTTCGGACTGTTCCTCCCGGCGGCGAAACTGGAGGTCGACCGCCTGCGCGAGCGCTACGGCGTCCCCGAGTTCAACTCGAAGCCGATCTCCTCCGAGGGCTCGACGCTCGGCCGCCTGCTCGCGTTCCCCGCGCGCGCCAGCCGGTACGCGCCGATCGCGTTCGTCGTGGTGTTGCTCCTGACCGGCGGGGTCGCGGCCGCCTACGGGAGCGGCGTCGACACCTCCTTCGAGCAGGAGGACTTCCTCCCGCCGGCCGAACAGCCGGAGTACGTCACGTCGCTGCCCGAGCCGTTCGCGCCCGGGACCTACACCGTCACGGAGACGATCAACCTGTTGGAGGACCGCTTCGCGACGAGTCAGGACCAGTCGGTGACGATATACGTCGAGGGGAACTTCGAGTCGGACCACGCCCTGGCGGCGCTCTCGCAGCCGAACGCGGACCCGCCGGACGCGCTCGCGGTCGGTGACGGCGGGAGCGCCCGTCCGACGAGCGTCGCCACGGTGATCCGGTCGCACGCCGAGCGGGACCCCGAGTTCGGCGAACTCGTCGCGCGGAACGACCGCGACGGGGACGGGGTGCCAGAACAGAACCTCGACCAGGTCTACGACGAGCTGTTCGCGTCGGCGTCGGGCGACCGCGCCGAGCAGTTCCTCACGCCGGACCGGCGGAACGCCAAGGTCGAGTACGCGATCGACGCGGAGGCGTCGCAGGCCGAGGCCGCCGCCGACGCCCGCGCGTTCGCCGACGACTTCCGGTACGAGGCGACCGCTACCGGCCAGCTCGTCGTCTTCGACGCGATCACCGACATCATCTTCGACTCGGCGATCCAGGGGATGATCCTCGCCGTGGGGCTGACGGCCGGGTTCCTCGTCGTCGCCTACGCCGTGTTGGAGGGGAAGCCGTACCTGGGGATCGTGAACGTCTTCCCGATCCTGGTCGCGATCGCCTTCCTCATCGGGACCATGCGGGCGCTCGGCCTGTCGCTGAACGCGCTGACGGCGACGATCCTCTCGATATCCATCGGGCTGGGAATCGCGTACTCCGTCCACGCGACCCACCGGTTCATCGACGAGTACAACGACGGCCGGAACGCCTACGACGCGATGATCAAGACGCTGTCGGGCACCGGCGGGGCGCTGCTCGGGAGCATGCTCACGACGTCGCTCGGGACGGGGGCGCTCGCGCTCGCGATCACTCCGGTACTCGGCGACTTCGGGCTCCTGATGGCGCTCAGCGTGCTGTACTCGTTCGTGTTCACGGTCGTCGCGCTGCCGCCGGCGGTGTTGCTGTGGGAGCGCTACCGCGGCGCGCCGGCGGGACGACCCGCGACGAGTCCGGCCTGAGCCCCGAAGCGGCCACCGTCGGCGATTCGACCGCCTCGGATCCGACCGTCAGTCCGCGGCCGACGCGCCGGTCGTCGCGGACGCGACGCGCCCGCCGTCGTCGCCCTCCGCGGACTCCGTCTCCGCCGCCAGCGTCTCCACGTTCGCGAACACGAAGCCGGCGAAGCCGACGCGCAAGAGGAGATCCAGATACTCCAGCGTCACCGTCGCCGTGAACGCGTCGAACACCCCGGCTATCTGGAGCATCGCCCACGCGATGAGCACGCCGAAGGCGAAAAGCGAGAGGTTGCGCGTCTTCTTGTAGAACAGCTCGCGGGCGGGGGGCTGGCGCGACGCGGCGCTCGCCACCGGGCCGAAGAACAGCCCGACCAGCGCCGCGTACCCGACGAGGATGCCGAGCGTGCCCGCCGTCGCGAGCGGTCCCGCGAACACCTCGGCGAAGTCGTAGCCGAGCCGCATCGCGACGGTGACCGCGACGACCGCGCCAATGTACCGCCGGCTCGCCCCGGCGACGAACGCCGCGAACCCGAACAGGAACGGGTACGCCACGTAGTCGGTGAGTAGCTGCCCGCCCTCCAGCGTGCCGCTCGCGATGGGTATCGTCCCGATTCCCGCGCCCCAGAGTCCGACGCCGACGCCCGCGAGCGCCACGACCGCGACGAACGGGTAACAGTACCGGCGCAGTTCAGCGGGCTTGCGGCTCGCGAGCGCGAGCAGCGCGACCGCGGAGACCGCGTAGATCCCCGCCGACGCGAACCGCACCGTGCCCGGCTCAATCATCGGCGCTCACCTCCGCGTCGCCGCCGGCCGGGTCCGGTGGCGCGTCGCCCCCGTCCGCGGCCGCGTCGGTCGCGCCGGGACCCGGCTCGGCGTCGGCCGCTGCCGCGGTCGCCGCCGTCACGGAGCCCGGCGTCGCGTCGGTCGCCCGCGTCTCGAACTGGTCGAGCCGCTCGGTGAGCGACGCGGTGCGCTCGGCGAGCGCCGTCGCCGTCTCGGCGAGGTCGCCCACGGTCTCGGCTGTGTCGTCCGCGGTCTCGGCCAGCTTTCGGGCGCGGTCCGCGGCGTCGGTGGCGGAGCCGTGGACCGCCTCGACGCGCGCCGCGACCGACTCGATCCCCTCCGCGCCCTCGTCGGTCGCCCGCGCGATGTCACCCATCGCGACGTCGACGTCCTCGACGGTGCCGGTGAGCTCCTCGATCGCCGTCCCCGCCTCGCGCACCGCCGCGGTCGTCTCGTCCAACTCGGTCATCGTCCGGTCCATCTCGCCGGCGACCGCCGACACGTCCTCGGTCACCTCGCCGATCGTCGCCTCGATCTCCGTGGTGGACTCGCGCGTCTCCTCGGCGAGCCCCTTCACCTCGTCGGCGACGACCGCGAACCCGTCGCCGTCGCCGCCCGCGCGCGACGCCTCGATCGAGGCGTTCAGCGCGAGGATGTTGGTCTGCTCGGCGATGTCCGCGATCACGTCGGTCGTCTCCGCGACGCCGTCCATCCGGTCGTCCAGCCCGGCGACCAGTTCGTCCAGATCCGCGAGCAGGTCGCCGATCGCGACGATCGCCTCGATCGCCTCC
This genomic stretch from Halorubrum hochsteinianum harbors:
- a CDS encoding COG1361 S-layer family protein, encoding MRGRRALTALLVVSLFVSGTVAVAGASVAGQSGDAVEQQAGATIRGSPDLAVSVAQPTINVGETNSVSLQVTNDGDLDLGPSDARAVATTARNVRVEADAGGTPLTVETGTVAIGAVTENRPGEAPIAVGVPSDVEPGTYDIDVELRYSHTYQQSGNVVYDRQETVDREVTVEVSDDARFEITNVTTDARIGDQGTLEAEVENIGADAASDATVTLESASAGLAFGESPRDSARIGQLEPGETATVTYDVGFAAGAPVRDYALDGTVTFDTSEGYQRADESPSASVRPGAEQRFSIDDVDSDLYVGEKGDLRGTVTNDGPATARNVVVQYAEQSANVVPVERSVAVGTLGPGESADFRLPIEVGGEAEAVARTADVAVQYRTADLERRAYQDLELLFDVAPERDRFDVAVADRTLETGGERTLSVEVTNNLDETVSDVEARLFADDPIATGDTDTGYAQSIEPGETVTMTFDLSATAAATPGSTYPISFDFRYDDADGDSQLSDTVRTPIDVTESEGGGLPVGPIVVALVVVAAGGAVVWYRRR
- a CDS encoding efflux RND transporter permease subunit, yielding MRLGERIEAGIRRLNDVIVDRPRAVVVAFLLLTAVFAGGIGLVSTETEPTEGFTEGLDEQEALDAVNEEFEDPFAADDESTQLIHVSGNALSKEALVRNLRVIERVESRESLRVADANGPATIVAQAIDPSATTVTEQRRALEGATETEVRRTVRQLDDANPAFSRSLATDFNPTSASASASITVVSHDVPSGFDDLAGLQTEVASIADDEPADIRAFGTGITNAETGQVIGDSLTIVMPVVVLLLLLFLVVAYRDPIDLSLGLLSLLMTVLWTFGFLGYSGIPFNQQMIAVPVLLLAVGVDFGIHIINRYREETVQGFEPVEAMRTANNQLMVAFVIVTVTTVFGFGANVISDLTPIRDLGLASAIGIVFTFLIFGLFLPAAKLEVDRLRERYGVPEFNSKPISSEGSTLGRLLAFPARASRYAPIAFVVVLLLTGGVAAAYGSGVDTSFEQEDFLPPAEQPEYVTSLPEPFAPGTYTVTETINLLEDRFATSQDQSVTIYVEGNFESDHALAALSQPNADPPDALAVGDGGSARPTSVATVIRSHAERDPEFGELVARNDRDGDGVPEQNLDQVYDELFASASGDRAEQFLTPDRRNAKVEYAIDAEASQAEAAADARAFADDFRYEATATGQLVVFDAITDIIFDSAIQGMILAVGLTAGFLVVAYAVLEGKPYLGIVNVFPILVAIAFLIGTMRALGLSLNALTATILSISIGLGIAYSVHATHRFIDEYNDGRNAYDAMIKTLSGTGGALLGSMLTTSLGTGALALAITPVLGDFGLLMALSVLYSFVFTVVALPPAVLLWERYRGAPAGRPATSPA
- a CDS encoding bacteriorhodopsin, whose translation is MIEPGTVRFASAGIYAVSAVALLALASRKPAELRRYCYPFVAVVALAGVGVGLWGAGIGTIPIASGTLEGGQLLTDYVAYPFLFGFAAFVAGASRRYIGAVVAVTVAMRLGYDFAEVFAGPLATAGTLGILVGYAALVGLFFGPVASAASRQPPARELFYKKTRNLSLFAFGVLIAWAMLQIAGVFDAFTATVTLEYLDLLLRVGFAGFVFANVETLAAETESAEGDDGGRVASATTGASAAD